One region of Mangifera indica cultivar Alphonso chromosome 3, CATAS_Mindica_2.1, whole genome shotgun sequence genomic DNA includes:
- the LOC123212428 gene encoding E4 SUMO-protein ligase PIAL2-like, which produces MGVGHQLSASLVNSVRVTAVAERLASHILHPGTKSGIMEFFNLCVSLARGIDYAVAHNEVPVKAQELPQLLKQVCQQRSTLLLKGAIMVLMISVKNACKMGWFSDMDSQELLTLADEIGSGFSRHGDIKAGPSNLVSTISTIMTMFYPQMKMGPMLASLEVKPGYGAYMIDFAISKRTVHSPSEIRLFVAQTDNIETSACIISPQEANFLLNGKGVDRRTNVLMDPGPQLPTNVTAMLKYGTNLLQAVGQFNGHYIVAVAFMSMEPSLDTSSLQDYVQSDIAVKDSDSDVIEGPSRVSLNCPISYTRIRTPVKGKACKHLQTILALSALQSACLLH; this is translated from the exons ATGGGTGTCGGACATCAACTATCGGCGTCGTTAGTGAACTCGGTCAGAGTCACCGCCGTGGCCGAGCGGTTGGCTTCTCACATTCTTCATCCCGGCACCAAATCTGGCATCATGGAGTTCTTTAATCTCTGCGTCTCTCTTGCCAG GGGGATTGATTATGCTGTTGCACACAATGAAGTTCCTGTCAAAGCTCAAGAGTTACCTCAATTGTTGAAACAG GTATGCCAACAGAGGAGTACTCTCTTGCTGAAAGGTGCTATTATGGTGCTGATGATCTCAGTTAAG AATGCTTGTAAGATGGGATGGTTTTCAGACATGGATAGTCAAGAGCTTCTTACCCTTGCTGATGAG ATAGGGAGTGGCTTCTCAAGACATGGAGATATTAAAGCAGGTCCAAGCAATTTGGTTTCCACTATCTCAACAATTATGACCAT GTTTTATCCACAAATGAAGATGGGGCCGATGCTTGCTTCTCTTGAAGTTAAG CCTGGATATGGGGCATACATGATCGATTTTGCTATCTCAAAGAGGACAGTACATTCTCCTTCCGAAATA CGGTTATTTGTCGCACAAACGGATAATATAGAGACTTCTGCTTGTATCATAAGTCCCCAAGAAGCAAA CTTTCTTTTGAATGGAAAGGGAGTTGATAGAAGAACTAATGTGTTGATG GATCCGGGGCCACAGTTGCCAACAAATGTAACTGCAATGCTTAAATATGGAACAAATCTTCTTCAAGCAGTGGGTCAGTTCAATG GTCACTATATTGTAGCTGTTGCTTTTATGAGTATGGAACCATCACTTGATACTTCCTCACTGCAAGATTATGTTCAGTCTGATATCGCTGTAAAAGATTCAG ACTCTGACGTAATTGAGGGGCCATCAAGAGTTTCACTTAATTGTCCAATAAG TTATACACGTATCAGAACACCTGTCAAAGGGAAAGCTTGTAAACATCTTCAG ACCATCCTGGCGCTGTCCGCACTGCAATCAGCATGTTTGCTACACTAA
- the LOC123210711 gene encoding E4 SUMO-protein ligase PIAL1-like, giving the protein MVQVLREVGKNVVDVIISSDGSWKADLESDDNMNQAHDKILSGENEGLEQQDPPGVQNSCSNVIDLTEADNEIDAMIYDETEDRKPILTDLQSQPVPTNITRPSELNNTVGVNQNVVSQREDDFWTGILYSVGGISVPATANFMMSPLLPDAISPVITDAISHALNQETEALGYNNLTTPVIQSQDSAPNDMQLQQSQFVNNHEYGRLSPSRNINRTPIAIQALPAQSLTPSPQQRSGTNFNFVTPNGSSLASQRTLSVGHSYSSSSLVSQTAPCVRNGYSDMEQQQQFSRSPINSVLGPDIDSSSLLHQSAAKVVGLPALRLSTGAYQASSGLPTENQSLHQQQTPNMRMSQSMSQSPRMTQLPSPLSRTPTQQGSAPGGVGHIAGNGSTQRARGMVSAPVAGRISNQMTRQPPTVPVQVQTSRNGPTNQVNAEGARASVGEQRVNTGGLLQQVRAENLAESPSEQNWQPTGRMRGSLSGRAYSAALSQLMIQPTQPTQVARSLSNPTSLSTAPPHLQRSSLSTTPPHLRGSSLSTARPHLQGSSLSTAPPHLQKSSLSTALPHLQGYLSNSRKAHIPQVQNNPNTETDLGKN; this is encoded by the exons ATGGTTCAG GTCCTGAGAGAAGTAGGAAAAAATGTTGTTGATGTAATTATCTCCTCAGATGGATCATGGAAAGCTGACCTGGAAAGTGATGACAACATGAATCAGGCACATGATAAGATCCTCAGTGGTGAGAACGAAGGCTTGGAGCAGCAAGATCCTCCTGGTGTCCAGAATTCATGTTCTAATGTTATAGATCTCACAGAGGCAGACAACGAGATTGATGCAATGATCTATGATGAAACTGAAGATAGAAAACCTATCCTCACTGATTTACAAAGTCAACCTGTTCCTACCAATATAACTAGGCCATCAGAGTTGAACAATACTGTTGGAGTTAATCAAAATGTCGTTTCCCAAAGAGAGGATGACTTCTGGACTGGAATTTTATATAGTGTTGGTGGCATTTCTGTGCCTGCTACTGCCAATTTTATGATGTCTCCTCTGTTACCTGATGCTATTTCTCCTGTAATAACTGATGCTATATCTCACGCACTTAATCAGGAAACAGAGGCTCTGGGCTACAATAATCTGACAACTCCTGTAATTCAAAGCCAAGATTCTGCTCCAAATGATATGCAGTTACAACAGTCACAGTTTGTGAACAACCATGAATATGGGAGGTTGTCACCAAGCAGAAATATAAACCGAACTCCAATAGCAATTCAGGCTCTCCCAGCTCAATCCCTGACACCATCTCCACAACAAAGATCAggaactaattttaattttgttacccCAAATGGATCTTCCCTTGCTTCTCAGCGTACCCTATCTGTTGGACACAGTTATAGCAGCTCTTCCCTTGTTTCTCAGACTGCCCCGTGTGTCAGAAATGGTTATAGTGATATGGAGCAACAGCAGCAGTTCTCTAGATCCCCAATAAATTCAGTTTTGGGGCCAGATATAGATTCATCTTCATTGCTGCATCAGTCTGCAGCAAAG GTTGTTGGCCTTCCAGCTCTGCGTCTATCTACAGGTGCTTACCAAGCCTCTTCTGGTCTTCCAACTGAAAACCAGAGTTTACACCAGCAGCAAACTCCGAACATGAGGATGTCTCAATCCATGAGTCAATCCCCCAGGATGACCCAATTGCCATCACCTCTTTCTAGAACTCCAACTCAGCAAGGGAGTGCCCCAGGAGGGGTTGGCCATATAGCAGGTAATGGGAGTACCCAACGTGCCAGGGGTATGGTTTCTGCTCCTGTAGCTGGTAGAATTTCAAACCAGATGACTAGACAGCCACCAACTGTGCCAGTTCAAGTTCAAACATCCAGAAATGGGCCTACAAATCAAGTCAATGCAGAGGGTGCTAGGGCATCAGTAGGTGAGCAAAGAGTGAACACTGGAGGACTGTTGCAACAAGTTAGAGCTGAGAATTTAGCAGAGTCTCCTTCAGAGCAAAATTGGCAGCCCACAGGTCGAATGCGAGGAAGCCTCTCTGGTCGGGCATATTCTGCTGCTCTTAGCCAGCTAATGATCCAGCCAACCCAACCAACTCAAGTAGCAAGATCACTTTCCAATCCAACTTCCCTGTCTACTGCTCCACCCCACCTGCAACGGTCTTCCCTGTCTACTACTCCGCCACACCTGCGAGGGTCATCCCTTTCTACTGCTCGACCACACCTGCAAGGGTCTTCCCTGTCTACTGCTCCGCCACACCTGCAAAAGTCTTCCCTGTCTACTGCTCTGCCTCACTTGCAAGGATATCTTTCAAATAGTAGGAAAGCCCATATTCCTCAAGTACAAAATAATCCAAATACTGAAACTGATCTGGGGAAGAATTAA